Proteins from a single region of Lysinibacillus sp. JNUCC-52:
- a CDS encoding catalase, with product MNHSHEKDDTLTNRQGHPITNNQNLRTVGNRGPATLENYDFLEKISHFDRERVPERVVHARGAGAHGYFETYGVVGNDPISKYTRAKVFQDKGKQTPVFVRFSTVIHGGHSPETLRDPRGFAVKFYTEDGNWDLVGNNLKIFFIRDAMKFPDMIHAFKPDPITNIQDVERFFDFCASSPESFHMVTFVYSPWGIPANYRMMQGSGVNTYKWVNSEGKAVLVKYHWEPIQGIKNLTQKEAEEIQQKNFNHATQDLYDAIKRGDYPEWELNVQIMEDGPHPELDFDPLDDTKLWPNDKFPWYPVGKMVLNKNPEDYFAEVEQATFGTGVLVDGLDFSDDKMLQGRTFSYSDTQRHRVGANYLQLPINAPKKRVATNQSGGQMMYKRDLAPGQNPHINYEPSMLNGLKEAAQTAKEYTPFIEGNLVRESIDRQSNTKQAGETYRNFEQWERDELLENLIRDLSTCNTAIQEAMIALASEADEEYGRLLNEGLQMAQTNASSAKPLGNIDGDNAPKEAVDKGHDAEPY from the coding sequence ATGAACCATTCTCATGAAAAAGATGATACATTAACAAATCGCCAAGGCCACCCGATTACAAACAATCAAAATTTACGAACTGTTGGAAATCGAGGGCCAGCGACGCTTGAAAACTATGATTTCCTTGAAAAAATAAGTCACTTTGACCGTGAGAGAGTACCTGAGCGTGTCGTACATGCTCGTGGAGCAGGAGCACATGGCTACTTTGAAACATACGGCGTTGTCGGTAATGACCCCATTTCTAAGTATACAAGAGCAAAAGTTTTTCAGGATAAAGGCAAACAAACACCCGTTTTCGTCCGCTTCTCTACAGTTATCCATGGAGGGCATTCTCCAGAAACTTTACGCGATCCGCGAGGCTTTGCAGTAAAATTTTATACGGAAGATGGAAACTGGGATTTGGTTGGTAACAACTTAAAAATTTTCTTTATTCGTGATGCTATGAAATTCCCTGATATGATTCATGCGTTTAAGCCCGACCCGATTACAAATATTCAAGATGTTGAGCGTTTCTTTGATTTCTGCGCAAGTTCTCCAGAATCCTTCCATATGGTAACCTTTGTGTATTCACCTTGGGGCATTCCGGCCAATTATCGGATGATGCAAGGCTCTGGTGTTAACACGTATAAATGGGTTAATAGTGAGGGTAAAGCTGTTCTCGTTAAGTACCACTGGGAGCCAATACAAGGCATTAAAAACTTAACACAAAAAGAAGCAGAAGAAATCCAACAGAAAAATTTCAACCATGCTACACAAGATTTATACGATGCTATTAAACGTGGTGATTATCCTGAATGGGAGTTAAACGTGCAAATTATGGAGGACGGTCCTCATCCCGAGCTTGATTTTGACCCACTGGATGATACGAAACTTTGGCCTAATGACAAGTTCCCTTGGTATCCAGTAGGAAAAATGGTATTAAATAAAAACCCTGAAGACTACTTTGCTGAGGTCGAACAAGCTACTTTCGGTACGGGTGTCCTTGTCGATGGCTTGGATTTCTCAGACGATAAAATGCTCCAAGGGCGTACCTTCTCTTATTCTGATACGCAGCGTCACCGAGTTGGTGCCAACTATTTACAACTTCCTATTAATGCGCCTAAGAAGCGAGTAGCAACCAATCAGAGTGGTGGGCAAATGATGTATAAACGTGATTTAGCACCTGGACAAAATCCACATATTAACTACGAGCCATCGATGTTAAATGGCTTAAAAGAAGCCGCTCAAACGGCCAAGGAATATACACCATTTATTGAAGGAAATCTTGTTCGAGAATCTATTGATCGCCAAAGCAATACGAAACAAGCAGGTGAAACCTATCGTAATTTTGAGCAATGGGAACGAGATGAACTGCTGGAAAACTTAATCAGAGATTTATCGACTTGTAATACCGCTATTCAAGAGGCGATGATTGCATTAGCTTCTGAGGCCGATGAAGAATACGGACGCTTATTAAATGAAGGCTTACAAATGGCGCAAACAAATGCATCTTCTGCAAAGCCTCTCGGTAATATTGACGGTGATAATGCACCGAAAGAGGCTGTCGACAAAGGGCACGATGCCGAACCATATTAA